The Clostridium sporogenes region AATATACCTTCTACAATTATAATGTCTCTCGGTTCTACTTTTACAGCTTCTTTTTTTCTATTATGAGTTTCAAAATCATAAATAGGTTTCTCTATAACATTTAAATCTATTAAATCTTTTAAATGATTTATTAAAAGTTCATTATCAAAAGCATCTGGATGATCGTAATTTTTTTTACATCTTTCTTCAAAAGGTATACTGCTTTGATCTTTATAATAAGAATCCTGCTCTATCATAACAATACAAGCTTCATCAAATTTATTATATATTTCCTTAGCTACAGTACTTTTTCCTGAACCAGTTCCTCCAGTTATACCTATCAACACTGGGCGTTTCATTAGCTTTCCCCCTTATATTCTAGTCTTTTTACCAAACATTTAATTAAATTATTTTATGTACAATAAAATTTACAATTATAGTAAACTAATAGTGTATTCTTGACTAATTTACTTTCTTCATATTGCTGTACAAATATATTTTTATGCATTATTTATTTTTTATAAGTATATCATTTTCTTTTAACCTTATATCTGTGTTAATTTTA contains the following coding sequences:
- the udk gene encoding uridine kinase, whose product is MKRPVLIGITGGTGSGKSTVAKEIYNKFDEACIVMIEQDSYYKDQSSIPFEERCKKNYDHPDAFDNELLINHLKDLIDLNVIEKPIYDFETHNRKKEAVKVEPRDIIIVEGILVLQDPKLRELLDIKIYVDTDADVRIIRRLLRDINERGRTVDSVINQYLTVVRPMHMQFIEPSKRYADIIIPEGGHNRVAIDMMVANIKHLLQK